From Erigeron canadensis isolate Cc75 chromosome 8, C_canadensis_v1, whole genome shotgun sequence, one genomic window encodes:
- the LOC122578080 gene encoding UDP-N-acetylglucosamine transporter UGNT1 yields MMSSSNDHRTSLPVSDPQQRGGAAAGEQRMFKGSTMTSRGAYAAVSYMSCAVMLVLFNKAALSSYSFPSANVITLFQIICSCSFLYVLRRWKVISFSSGDNDNSTGLVNLQTVIQTSPLALTYLLYMLATMESVRGVNVPMYTTLRRTTVVFTMFVEFILVGQKYSRSVIGSVALIVFGAFVAGSRDLSFDAYGYSIVFLSNITTAIYLATISRIGKTSGLNSFGLMWCNGILCGPVLLFWTFIRGDLRMTVDFPYLFTPGFLVVLLLSCMLAFLLNYSIFLNTTLNSAVTQTICGNLKDLFTITLGWMFFGGLPFDLLNVIGQILGFVGSGLYAYFKLFGK; encoded by the exons ATGATGTCATCATCAAACGACCACCGTACAAGCTTACCGGTGTCGGATCCTCAACAAAGAGGCGGCGCCGCCGCCGGCGAACAGCGGATGTTCAAAGGATCCACCATGACTTCTCGCGGTGCTTACGCCGCCGTCTCTTACATGTCTTGCGCCG TGATGCTGGTATTGTTCAATAAAGCAGCGTTGTCGTCTTATAGTTTCCCATCCGCAAATGTCATCACGCTATTTCAG ATTATATGCTCATGCTCCTTTCTTTATGTTTTACGTCGTTGGAAAGTTATCTCTTTTAGTTCCGGTGATAATGATAACTCAACAGGGCTCGTGAATTTGCAGACAGTGATTCAAACTTCACCTCTTGCTCTgacttatttactttatatg CTAGCCACTATGGAGTCTGTACGGGGAGTAAATGTACCCATGTATACTACACTTAGGAGGACAACAGTGGTTTTCACAATGTTTGTGGAGTTTATCTTGGTGGGACAGAAGTATAGTCGATCTGTAATCGGCAG TGTAGCCTTGATCGTATTTGGTGCTTTTGTTGCTGGATCTCGGGACTTATCGTTTGATGCTTATGGCTATTCCATTGTCTTCCTATCAAACATCACTACAGCAATTTATCTTGCAACAATATCTCGTATTG GAAAAACAAGTGGACTCAACAGTTTTGGCCTGATGTGGTGCAATG GAATTCTGTGCGGACCAGTCCTGCTATTTTGGACATTTATACGGGGTGACCTGCGTATGACTGTGGACTTCCCATATCTGTTCACTCCAGGGTTTCTG GTTGTATTGCTTCTGTCCTGCATGCTCGCTTTTCTGTTGAACTACTCCATCTTCCTGAACACAACTCTCAACTCAGCAGTAACACAGACGATCTGTGGTAATTTAAAG GACCTCTTTACGATCACGTTAGGCTGGATGTTTTTTGGTGGGCTTCCATTCGATCTT TTGAATGTAATCGGGCAAATTCTTGGATTTGTTGGATCGGGTTTATACGCCTACTTCAAGTTGTTTGGGAAGTGA
- the LOC122579688 gene encoding uncharacterized protein LOC122579688 — protein sequence MQVLAENKLNSETYNHHLHDHEDIINTFEIIGSSSPIIRRPFSPLSLVSRKSFSSYGKLPLQPIKLTVLKLDGSSFDISVVKNPTVAQLKQAVEEAFSHLPKNGIGKVSWSHVWAQFCLSFDGQKLLHDQDTVSLHGIKDGDQLQFVRHTSISYNLVKEKSEKHDSDLVKTASPSTQELQKYMPKNEGGHQPSVAQNNSHQLNNEEKEEDSCDDIVVNMTCQCSWAHLLRRLFSYRSRRNHDDTSYEALATSNHPEI from the exons atgcaAGTTTTGGCAGAAAATAAACTTAATTCTGAAACATATAATCATCATTTGCATGATCATGAGGATATTATCAATACTTTTGAGATAATTGGATCATCATCACCAATTATAAGAAGGCCTTTTTCTCCTTTGTCGCTTGTATCTCGAAAGAGCTTTTCGTCGTATGGGAAACTTCCTCTACAACCTATTAAACTTACTGTTCTTAAACTTGATGGTTCTTCCTTTG ATATAAGTGTTGTGAAGAACCCGACAGTGGCACAACTGAAGCAGGCTGTGGAGGAGGCTTTTTCTCATTTGCCTAAAAATGGAATTGGCAAGGTCTCTTG GTCACATGTATGGGCGCAATTCTGCTTAAGTTTTGATGGTCAGAAGCTTCTTCATGACCAAGATACTGTCAGTCTTCATGGTATCAAGGACGGTGATCAG CTTCAGTTTGTCCGACATACATCCATTAGTTACAATCTTGTAAAGGAAAAATCAGAAAAGCATGATTCAGACTTGGTAAAAACGGC GTCACCAAGCACACAAGAACTGCAGAAATACATGCCTAAAAACGAAGGGGGTCATCAACCTAGTGTCGCGCAAAATAATTCACACCAGCTAAATAATGAGGAAAAGGAAGAGGACAGTTGTGATGACATTGTTGTCAACATGACATGTCAATGCAGCTGGGCTCATCTATTAAGACGCCTATTCTCGTACCGCAGCAGAAGAAACCACGATGATACAAGTTATGAAGCACTTGCTACTTCAAATCATCCTGAAATCTGA